A window from Neodiprion fabricii isolate iyNeoFabr1 chromosome 2, iyNeoFabr1.1, whole genome shotgun sequence encodes these proteins:
- the LOC124175221 gene encoding WASH complex subunit 5 isoform X2 encodes MGDFLALNNGCGQNILQLVSRGNAIIAELMRLKDYVPPIFRQADQRYSQIILDFSYFKAADAYEHKIENDSVSQELDEEMRDTFSDILTRFYLAFESIHKYVTDLNAFTEELEDGIYIQQSIETIMLSEEGKQLMCEAVYLYGVMLLLVDLHFEGPIRERLLVSYYRYNVQHISTTRVDDVCVLLRSTGFSNAPFKRPANYPEAYFKRIPLNTLLVDLVISRLRSDEIYNQSLAFPYPEHRSMALASQAAMLVVALAFSPSTLHSQTSIMRETVDRFFPDNWVISIYMGLVLNLWDWWEPYKAAKNALNNTFEVSNVKQIAQKYGQKLKVADTKEFQLSKRVEENAIGNTVKLVRDCNVTLHWILLHTSMPGMFSEGSKRSRSIRQLVIQESKYIAIECLWLLLNTAQLEQDVKQMYKQLLTDKETIWTRHKEICVERISGLAEVFSGNRPLDGVEKNECLQIWFKEIGKHVDSLQQDEGRKIVQLFQALEEVQEFHQLEHNLHISQYLADTRDILQRMLRTSSITEDVMIALNIVTDCSYAWNIMESFISIMQECIKKDPPMVTKLKPLFSKMASALETPLLRINQAHSSDLSSVSQHYSRELEVFARHVLQVIPETVFGLLAQIVDLETNHLKEIPLRLSKDKLREYAQLDDRLKVAKLTYTVSVFTEGVLALKSVSLGILLVDSHQLLEDGIRQELVEKITLALHSGLTFDAKSKTSELLKKLEELAVVIDGYRRSFQYIQDYININSLKIWQEEITFIINDAVEQECKGLIWVPGRRNLRKNKINSLLVSNDSNSINFMGRIVRELLRVTDPKTTVYIEHTIAWYDLKTQTEVLNHKIFSGILKAMGIPGLTGLDKLISFLAFTEIEKCINYLEKGFQDKVWIDVFNEFNNITENTDTPKGKHYQTISSRCAKTWPPMLDWVLKIGHMQMLRKKIAYELNIACKFNAKQVEMSLRTFNNAIISEICSNRDWDQQDPVRKDLLRNLSTRLNWAGMNDPYEKQYVNATKTNNIEMIIFLLTVSQLPKIYYSRKLASLLSKKAQDPVDAVVFVIGVQTILHQCNAAAKEDYVSHLCQYILSFEISDGSKNAQILEEEGITGLNYLEEFVKYSNLPKSAILKHIPLILLDQYHTKTMK; translated from the exons ATGGGGGACTTTCTGGCATTGAATAACGGATGCGGCCAGAATATTTTACAGCTTGTTTCGCGTGGAAATGCTATTATAGCTGAATTGATGCGGCTAAAGGATTACGTGCCGCCAATTTTTAG GCAGGCGGATCAACGTTACAGCCAAATCATCTTGGACTTCTCCTATTTCAAGGCTGCCGATGCGTATGAgcataaaatagaaaatgattct GTATCGCAGGAACTGGACGAAGAGATGCGTGATACATTTTCAGATATTCTGACTAGATTTTATTTGGCTTTTGAAAGCATTCACAAGTATGTTACCGATTTGAATGCTTTTACCGAAGAATTGGAGGATGGAATATACATACAGCAATCTATCGAAACAATAATGCTCAGTGAAGAAGGAAAGCAGTTGATG TGTGAGGCAGTGTATTTGTACGGAGTCATGCTTTTGTTGGTTGATCTGCACTTCGAAGGACCAATTCGAGAACGGCTGCTTGTTTCCTACTACCGATACAATGTACAGCATATATCAACGACAAGGGTAGATGATGTTTGTGTCCTACTCAGATCAACAGGATTTAGCAATGCACCTTTCAAACGCCCTGCAAACTATCCGGAAGCATATTTTAA ACGAATTCCGCTCAACACTCTTCTTGTTGATCTCGTAATAAGTCGCCTTCGCTCGGACGAAATATACAATCAAAGTCTGGCTTTTCCTTATCCAGAACATCGGAGCATGGCGCTAGCCAGTCAGGCTGCTATGCTAGTCGTGGCTCTAGCCTTCAGCCCGTCTACGCTTCACTCTCAAACTTCGATAATGAGAGAAACAGTCGATAGATTTTTTCCGGATAATTGGGTGATCAGTATATACATGGGGCTAGTTCTGAACTTGTGGGACTGGTGGGAGCCATATAAAGCTGCAAAAAATGCTCTCAATAACACATTTGAGGTTTCAAACGTGAAACAAATTGCTCAAAAGTATGGGCAGAAGTTAAAG GTAGCCGATACCAAAGAATTCCAATTATCCAAAAGAGTGGAGGAAAATGCAATCGGAAATACTGTCAAGCTTGTTCGTGACTGTAATGTTACTCTTCATTGGATCCTTCTCCACACCTCAATGCCTGGTATGTTCAGCGAAGGATCCAAACGATCGCGGAGTATCCGCCAACTCGTTATACAGGAATCCAAATACATCGCCATTGAATGTCTCTGGCTTTTGCTTAATACTGCTCAACTAGAGCAAGATGTTAAACAGATGTACAAACAG CTGCTGACTGACAAAGAAACAATTTGGACTCGTCACAAAGAGATTTGCGTTGAACGTATTTCTGGTTTGGCAGAAGTGTTCAGTGGAAACAGGCCGCTAGATGGGGTAGAAAAGAACGAATGCTTGCAGATATGGTTCAAAGAGATAGGAAAACACGTTGATTCCCTACAGCAAGACGAGGGAAGAAAGATAGTGCAGCTGTTTCAGGCCCTGGAAGAAGTTCAAG AGTTTCATCAATTGGAGCATAATCTACATATATCTCAGTACCTCGCTGACACTCGTGATATACTGCAGCGTATGCTTCGCACCAGTAGCATAACTGAGGATGTAATGATCGCCTTAAACATCGTAACAGACTGTAGCTACGCATGGAACATTATGGAGTCTTTCATAAGCATCATGCAGGAGTGTATTAAAAAGGATCCACCGATGGTTACCAAATTGAAACCCCTTTTTTCGAAG ATGGCATCTGCATTGGAAACTCCACTACTACGTATAAATCAAGCTCACAGTTCAGATTTGTCTTCAGTATCACAGCATTACAGTAGAGAATTGGAAGTATTTGCCCGACATGTTCTTCAAGTTATTCCAGAAACAGTGTTTGGCCTACTTGCACAGATTGTCGATTTGGAAACCAATCATCTCAAAGAGATACCTTTGCGATTAAGCAAGGATAAACTAAGAGAATACGCACAGTTGGATGACAGGCTCAag GTAGCTAAGTTAACGTACACTGTATCAGTTTTTACGGAAGGGGTGCTTGCCCTAAAGAGTGTTTCATTGGGTATTCTTCTGGTCGATTCTCACCAGCTACTTGAAGACGGAATAAGGCAAGAgctcgttgaaaaaataacccTTGCCTTGCACAGTGGCCTTACATTCGATGCAAAGTCAAAG ACTAGTGAATTGctcaaaaaattggaagagCTCGCGGTGGTAATAGACGGCTATCGCAGATCCTTCCAATACATTCAGGACTACATAAATATCAACAGTCTCAAGATATGGCAGGAAGAA ATAACTTTTATAATAAATGATGCAGTTGAACAGGAATGTAAAGGGTTAATATGGGTACCGGGCAGGAGAAACTTgcgaaagaataaaataaacagtCTGCTAGTATCAAACGATTCCAACTCTATCAATTTCATGGGAAGAATTGTACGCGAATTACTACGCGTTACCGATCCAAA GACCACTGTGTATATTGAACATACGATTGCATGGTACGATTTGAAGACCCAGACGGAGGTTTTGAATCATAAAATCTTCTCCGGCATATTAAAAGCAATGGGAATACCTGGTTTAACTGGATTAGATAAGCTGATATCCTTTTTGGCATTTACCGAGATTGAAAAGTGTATAAACTACTTAGAAAAAGGATTTCAAGATAAAGTTTGGATCGATGTGTTCAACGAATTTAACAACATCACAGAGAATACAGATACACCAAAAG gGAAACACTATCAGACGATTTCATCACGCTGCGCGAAGACTTGGCCGCCAATGCTGGATTGGGTTTTGAAAATCGGACACATGCAAATGCTGCGTAAAAAAATAGCTTATGAATTAAACATTGCTTGCAAATTCAATGCCAAACAAGTAGAAATGTCATTGAGGACATTCAACAA CGCAATTATATCGGAAATATGCAGTAATCGTGACTGGGATCAGCAGGACCCAGTGCGTAAAGATCTTTTGCGTAATTTGAGCACCAGATTGAATTGGGCAGGCATGAATGATCCGTATGAGAAACAATACGTTAATGCTACGAAAACCAACAACATTGagatgataatatttttactcacTGTATCGCAGCTGCCGAAAATTTACTATTCCAGAAAACTTG CTAGTCTTTTGAGCAAAAAGGCTCAAGATCCCGTTGATGCAGTCGTTTTCGTCATAGGAGTTCAGACCATACTACATCAATGTAATGCTGCCGCAAAAGAGGATTATGTATCACATCTTTGCCAATATATCCTGTCCTTTGAGATCAGCGATGG TTCGAAGAACGCTCAAATCCTGGAGGAAGAAGGTATCACCGGACTGAACTACTTAGAGGAGTTCGTAAAGTACTCCAATTTACCAAAGTCAGCTATACTGAAGCACATTCCGCTCATTCTCTTGGATCAGTATCACACGAAGACTATGAAGTAG
- the LOC124175221 gene encoding WASH complex subunit 5 isoform X3, whose amino-acid sequence MGDFLALNNGCGQNILQLVSRGNAIIAELMRLKDYVPPIFRQADQRYSQIILDFSYFKAADAYEHKIENDSVSQELDEEMRDTFSDILTRFYLAFESIHKYVTDLNAFTEELEDGIYIQQSIETIMLSEEGKQLMCEAVYLYGVMLLLVDLHFEGPIRERLLVSYYRYNVQHISTTRVDDVCVLLRSTGFSNAPFKRPANYPEAYFKRIPLNTLLVDLVISRLRSDEIYNQSLAFPYPEHRSMALASQAAMLVVALAFSPSTLHSQTSIMRETVDRFFPDNWVISIYMGLVLNLWDWWEPYKAAKNALNNTFEVSNVKQIAQKYGQKLKKQVADTKEFQLSKRVEENAIGNTVKLVRDCNVTLHWILLHTSMPGMFSEGSKRSRSIRQLVIQESKYIAIECLWLLLNTAQLEQDVKQMYKQLLTDKETIWTRHKEICVERISGLAEVFSGNRPLDGVEKNECLQIWFKEIGKHVDSLQQDEGRKIVQLFQALEEVQEFHQLEHNLHISQYLADTRDILQRMLRTSSITEDVMIALNIVTDCSYAWNIMESFISIMQECIKKDPPMVTKLKPLFSKMASALETPLLRINQAHSSDLSSVSQHYSRELEVFARHVLQVIPETVFGLLAQIVDLETNHLKEIPLRLSKDKLREYAQLDDRLKVAKLTYTVSVFTEGVLALKSVSLGILLVDSHQLLEDGIRQELVEKITLALHSGLTFDAKSKITFIINDAVEQECKGLIWVPGRRNLRKNKINSLLVSNDSNSINFMGRIVRELLRVTDPKTTVYIEHTIAWYDLKTQTEVLNHKIFSGILKAMGIPGLTGLDKLISFLAFTEIEKCINYLEKGFQDKVWIDVFNEFNNITENTDTPKGKHYQTISSRCAKTWPPMLDWVLKIGHMQMLRKKIAYELNIACKFNAKQVEMSLRTFNNAIISEICSNRDWDQQDPVRKDLLRNLSTRLNWAGMNDPYEKQYVNATKTNNIEMIIFLLTVSQLPKIYYSRKLASLLSKKAQDPVDAVVFVIGVQTILHQCNAAAKEDYVSHLCQYILSFEISDGSKNAQILEEEGITGLNYLEEFVKYSNLPKSAILKHIPLILLDQYHTKTMK is encoded by the exons ATGGGGGACTTTCTGGCATTGAATAACGGATGCGGCCAGAATATTTTACAGCTTGTTTCGCGTGGAAATGCTATTATAGCTGAATTGATGCGGCTAAAGGATTACGTGCCGCCAATTTTTAG GCAGGCGGATCAACGTTACAGCCAAATCATCTTGGACTTCTCCTATTTCAAGGCTGCCGATGCGTATGAgcataaaatagaaaatgattct GTATCGCAGGAACTGGACGAAGAGATGCGTGATACATTTTCAGATATTCTGACTAGATTTTATTTGGCTTTTGAAAGCATTCACAAGTATGTTACCGATTTGAATGCTTTTACCGAAGAATTGGAGGATGGAATATACATACAGCAATCTATCGAAACAATAATGCTCAGTGAAGAAGGAAAGCAGTTGATG TGTGAGGCAGTGTATTTGTACGGAGTCATGCTTTTGTTGGTTGATCTGCACTTCGAAGGACCAATTCGAGAACGGCTGCTTGTTTCCTACTACCGATACAATGTACAGCATATATCAACGACAAGGGTAGATGATGTTTGTGTCCTACTCAGATCAACAGGATTTAGCAATGCACCTTTCAAACGCCCTGCAAACTATCCGGAAGCATATTTTAA ACGAATTCCGCTCAACACTCTTCTTGTTGATCTCGTAATAAGTCGCCTTCGCTCGGACGAAATATACAATCAAAGTCTGGCTTTTCCTTATCCAGAACATCGGAGCATGGCGCTAGCCAGTCAGGCTGCTATGCTAGTCGTGGCTCTAGCCTTCAGCCCGTCTACGCTTCACTCTCAAACTTCGATAATGAGAGAAACAGTCGATAGATTTTTTCCGGATAATTGGGTGATCAGTATATACATGGGGCTAGTTCTGAACTTGTGGGACTGGTGGGAGCCATATAAAGCTGCAAAAAATGCTCTCAATAACACATTTGAGGTTTCAAACGTGAAACAAATTGCTCAAAAGTATGGGCAGAAGTTAAAG AAACAGGTAGCCGATACCAAAGAATTCCAATTATCCAAAAGAGTGGAGGAAAATGCAATCGGAAATACTGTCAAGCTTGTTCGTGACTGTAATGTTACTCTTCATTGGATCCTTCTCCACACCTCAATGCCTGGTATGTTCAGCGAAGGATCCAAACGATCGCGGAGTATCCGCCAACTCGTTATACAGGAATCCAAATACATCGCCATTGAATGTCTCTGGCTTTTGCTTAATACTGCTCAACTAGAGCAAGATGTTAAACAGATGTACAAACAG CTGCTGACTGACAAAGAAACAATTTGGACTCGTCACAAAGAGATTTGCGTTGAACGTATTTCTGGTTTGGCAGAAGTGTTCAGTGGAAACAGGCCGCTAGATGGGGTAGAAAAGAACGAATGCTTGCAGATATGGTTCAAAGAGATAGGAAAACACGTTGATTCCCTACAGCAAGACGAGGGAAGAAAGATAGTGCAGCTGTTTCAGGCCCTGGAAGAAGTTCAAG AGTTTCATCAATTGGAGCATAATCTACATATATCTCAGTACCTCGCTGACACTCGTGATATACTGCAGCGTATGCTTCGCACCAGTAGCATAACTGAGGATGTAATGATCGCCTTAAACATCGTAACAGACTGTAGCTACGCATGGAACATTATGGAGTCTTTCATAAGCATCATGCAGGAGTGTATTAAAAAGGATCCACCGATGGTTACCAAATTGAAACCCCTTTTTTCGAAG ATGGCATCTGCATTGGAAACTCCACTACTACGTATAAATCAAGCTCACAGTTCAGATTTGTCTTCAGTATCACAGCATTACAGTAGAGAATTGGAAGTATTTGCCCGACATGTTCTTCAAGTTATTCCAGAAACAGTGTTTGGCCTACTTGCACAGATTGTCGATTTGGAAACCAATCATCTCAAAGAGATACCTTTGCGATTAAGCAAGGATAAACTAAGAGAATACGCACAGTTGGATGACAGGCTCAag GTAGCTAAGTTAACGTACACTGTATCAGTTTTTACGGAAGGGGTGCTTGCCCTAAAGAGTGTTTCATTGGGTATTCTTCTGGTCGATTCTCACCAGCTACTTGAAGACGGAATAAGGCAAGAgctcgttgaaaaaataacccTTGCCTTGCACAGTGGCCTTACATTCGATGCAAAGTCAAAG ATAACTTTTATAATAAATGATGCAGTTGAACAGGAATGTAAAGGGTTAATATGGGTACCGGGCAGGAGAAACTTgcgaaagaataaaataaacagtCTGCTAGTATCAAACGATTCCAACTCTATCAATTTCATGGGAAGAATTGTACGCGAATTACTACGCGTTACCGATCCAAA GACCACTGTGTATATTGAACATACGATTGCATGGTACGATTTGAAGACCCAGACGGAGGTTTTGAATCATAAAATCTTCTCCGGCATATTAAAAGCAATGGGAATACCTGGTTTAACTGGATTAGATAAGCTGATATCCTTTTTGGCATTTACCGAGATTGAAAAGTGTATAAACTACTTAGAAAAAGGATTTCAAGATAAAGTTTGGATCGATGTGTTCAACGAATTTAACAACATCACAGAGAATACAGATACACCAAAAG gGAAACACTATCAGACGATTTCATCACGCTGCGCGAAGACTTGGCCGCCAATGCTGGATTGGGTTTTGAAAATCGGACACATGCAAATGCTGCGTAAAAAAATAGCTTATGAATTAAACATTGCTTGCAAATTCAATGCCAAACAAGTAGAAATGTCATTGAGGACATTCAACAA CGCAATTATATCGGAAATATGCAGTAATCGTGACTGGGATCAGCAGGACCCAGTGCGTAAAGATCTTTTGCGTAATTTGAGCACCAGATTGAATTGGGCAGGCATGAATGATCCGTATGAGAAACAATACGTTAATGCTACGAAAACCAACAACATTGagatgataatatttttactcacTGTATCGCAGCTGCCGAAAATTTACTATTCCAGAAAACTTG CTAGTCTTTTGAGCAAAAAGGCTCAAGATCCCGTTGATGCAGTCGTTTTCGTCATAGGAGTTCAGACCATACTACATCAATGTAATGCTGCCGCAAAAGAGGATTATGTATCACATCTTTGCCAATATATCCTGTCCTTTGAGATCAGCGATGG TTCGAAGAACGCTCAAATCCTGGAGGAAGAAGGTATCACCGGACTGAACTACTTAGAGGAGTTCGTAAAGTACTCCAATTTACCAAAGTCAGCTATACTGAAGCACATTCCGCTCATTCTCTTGGATCAGTATCACACGAAGACTATGAAGTAG
- the LOC124175221 gene encoding WASH complex subunit 5 isoform X1 translates to MGDFLALNNGCGQNILQLVSRGNAIIAELMRLKDYVPPIFRQADQRYSQIILDFSYFKAADAYEHKIENDSVSQELDEEMRDTFSDILTRFYLAFESIHKYVTDLNAFTEELEDGIYIQQSIETIMLSEEGKQLMCEAVYLYGVMLLLVDLHFEGPIRERLLVSYYRYNVQHISTTRVDDVCVLLRSTGFSNAPFKRPANYPEAYFKRIPLNTLLVDLVISRLRSDEIYNQSLAFPYPEHRSMALASQAAMLVVALAFSPSTLHSQTSIMRETVDRFFPDNWVISIYMGLVLNLWDWWEPYKAAKNALNNTFEVSNVKQIAQKYGQKLKKQVADTKEFQLSKRVEENAIGNTVKLVRDCNVTLHWILLHTSMPGMFSEGSKRSRSIRQLVIQESKYIAIECLWLLLNTAQLEQDVKQMYKQLLTDKETIWTRHKEICVERISGLAEVFSGNRPLDGVEKNECLQIWFKEIGKHVDSLQQDEGRKIVQLFQALEEVQEFHQLEHNLHISQYLADTRDILQRMLRTSSITEDVMIALNIVTDCSYAWNIMESFISIMQECIKKDPPMVTKLKPLFSKMASALETPLLRINQAHSSDLSSVSQHYSRELEVFARHVLQVIPETVFGLLAQIVDLETNHLKEIPLRLSKDKLREYAQLDDRLKVAKLTYTVSVFTEGVLALKSVSLGILLVDSHQLLEDGIRQELVEKITLALHSGLTFDAKSKTSELLKKLEELAVVIDGYRRSFQYIQDYININSLKIWQEEITFIINDAVEQECKGLIWVPGRRNLRKNKINSLLVSNDSNSINFMGRIVRELLRVTDPKTTVYIEHTIAWYDLKTQTEVLNHKIFSGILKAMGIPGLTGLDKLISFLAFTEIEKCINYLEKGFQDKVWIDVFNEFNNITENTDTPKGKHYQTISSRCAKTWPPMLDWVLKIGHMQMLRKKIAYELNIACKFNAKQVEMSLRTFNNAIISEICSNRDWDQQDPVRKDLLRNLSTRLNWAGMNDPYEKQYVNATKTNNIEMIIFLLTVSQLPKIYYSRKLASLLSKKAQDPVDAVVFVIGVQTILHQCNAAAKEDYVSHLCQYILSFEISDGSKNAQILEEEGITGLNYLEEFVKYSNLPKSAILKHIPLILLDQYHTKTMK, encoded by the exons ATGGGGGACTTTCTGGCATTGAATAACGGATGCGGCCAGAATATTTTACAGCTTGTTTCGCGTGGAAATGCTATTATAGCTGAATTGATGCGGCTAAAGGATTACGTGCCGCCAATTTTTAG GCAGGCGGATCAACGTTACAGCCAAATCATCTTGGACTTCTCCTATTTCAAGGCTGCCGATGCGTATGAgcataaaatagaaaatgattct GTATCGCAGGAACTGGACGAAGAGATGCGTGATACATTTTCAGATATTCTGACTAGATTTTATTTGGCTTTTGAAAGCATTCACAAGTATGTTACCGATTTGAATGCTTTTACCGAAGAATTGGAGGATGGAATATACATACAGCAATCTATCGAAACAATAATGCTCAGTGAAGAAGGAAAGCAGTTGATG TGTGAGGCAGTGTATTTGTACGGAGTCATGCTTTTGTTGGTTGATCTGCACTTCGAAGGACCAATTCGAGAACGGCTGCTTGTTTCCTACTACCGATACAATGTACAGCATATATCAACGACAAGGGTAGATGATGTTTGTGTCCTACTCAGATCAACAGGATTTAGCAATGCACCTTTCAAACGCCCTGCAAACTATCCGGAAGCATATTTTAA ACGAATTCCGCTCAACACTCTTCTTGTTGATCTCGTAATAAGTCGCCTTCGCTCGGACGAAATATACAATCAAAGTCTGGCTTTTCCTTATCCAGAACATCGGAGCATGGCGCTAGCCAGTCAGGCTGCTATGCTAGTCGTGGCTCTAGCCTTCAGCCCGTCTACGCTTCACTCTCAAACTTCGATAATGAGAGAAACAGTCGATAGATTTTTTCCGGATAATTGGGTGATCAGTATATACATGGGGCTAGTTCTGAACTTGTGGGACTGGTGGGAGCCATATAAAGCTGCAAAAAATGCTCTCAATAACACATTTGAGGTTTCAAACGTGAAACAAATTGCTCAAAAGTATGGGCAGAAGTTAAAG AAACAGGTAGCCGATACCAAAGAATTCCAATTATCCAAAAGAGTGGAGGAAAATGCAATCGGAAATACTGTCAAGCTTGTTCGTGACTGTAATGTTACTCTTCATTGGATCCTTCTCCACACCTCAATGCCTGGTATGTTCAGCGAAGGATCCAAACGATCGCGGAGTATCCGCCAACTCGTTATACAGGAATCCAAATACATCGCCATTGAATGTCTCTGGCTTTTGCTTAATACTGCTCAACTAGAGCAAGATGTTAAACAGATGTACAAACAG CTGCTGACTGACAAAGAAACAATTTGGACTCGTCACAAAGAGATTTGCGTTGAACGTATTTCTGGTTTGGCAGAAGTGTTCAGTGGAAACAGGCCGCTAGATGGGGTAGAAAAGAACGAATGCTTGCAGATATGGTTCAAAGAGATAGGAAAACACGTTGATTCCCTACAGCAAGACGAGGGAAGAAAGATAGTGCAGCTGTTTCAGGCCCTGGAAGAAGTTCAAG AGTTTCATCAATTGGAGCATAATCTACATATATCTCAGTACCTCGCTGACACTCGTGATATACTGCAGCGTATGCTTCGCACCAGTAGCATAACTGAGGATGTAATGATCGCCTTAAACATCGTAACAGACTGTAGCTACGCATGGAACATTATGGAGTCTTTCATAAGCATCATGCAGGAGTGTATTAAAAAGGATCCACCGATGGTTACCAAATTGAAACCCCTTTTTTCGAAG ATGGCATCTGCATTGGAAACTCCACTACTACGTATAAATCAAGCTCACAGTTCAGATTTGTCTTCAGTATCACAGCATTACAGTAGAGAATTGGAAGTATTTGCCCGACATGTTCTTCAAGTTATTCCAGAAACAGTGTTTGGCCTACTTGCACAGATTGTCGATTTGGAAACCAATCATCTCAAAGAGATACCTTTGCGATTAAGCAAGGATAAACTAAGAGAATACGCACAGTTGGATGACAGGCTCAag GTAGCTAAGTTAACGTACACTGTATCAGTTTTTACGGAAGGGGTGCTTGCCCTAAAGAGTGTTTCATTGGGTATTCTTCTGGTCGATTCTCACCAGCTACTTGAAGACGGAATAAGGCAAGAgctcgttgaaaaaataacccTTGCCTTGCACAGTGGCCTTACATTCGATGCAAAGTCAAAG ACTAGTGAATTGctcaaaaaattggaagagCTCGCGGTGGTAATAGACGGCTATCGCAGATCCTTCCAATACATTCAGGACTACATAAATATCAACAGTCTCAAGATATGGCAGGAAGAA ATAACTTTTATAATAAATGATGCAGTTGAACAGGAATGTAAAGGGTTAATATGGGTACCGGGCAGGAGAAACTTgcgaaagaataaaataaacagtCTGCTAGTATCAAACGATTCCAACTCTATCAATTTCATGGGAAGAATTGTACGCGAATTACTACGCGTTACCGATCCAAA GACCACTGTGTATATTGAACATACGATTGCATGGTACGATTTGAAGACCCAGACGGAGGTTTTGAATCATAAAATCTTCTCCGGCATATTAAAAGCAATGGGAATACCTGGTTTAACTGGATTAGATAAGCTGATATCCTTTTTGGCATTTACCGAGATTGAAAAGTGTATAAACTACTTAGAAAAAGGATTTCAAGATAAAGTTTGGATCGATGTGTTCAACGAATTTAACAACATCACAGAGAATACAGATACACCAAAAG gGAAACACTATCAGACGATTTCATCACGCTGCGCGAAGACTTGGCCGCCAATGCTGGATTGGGTTTTGAAAATCGGACACATGCAAATGCTGCGTAAAAAAATAGCTTATGAATTAAACATTGCTTGCAAATTCAATGCCAAACAAGTAGAAATGTCATTGAGGACATTCAACAA CGCAATTATATCGGAAATATGCAGTAATCGTGACTGGGATCAGCAGGACCCAGTGCGTAAAGATCTTTTGCGTAATTTGAGCACCAGATTGAATTGGGCAGGCATGAATGATCCGTATGAGAAACAATACGTTAATGCTACGAAAACCAACAACATTGagatgataatatttttactcacTGTATCGCAGCTGCCGAAAATTTACTATTCCAGAAAACTTG CTAGTCTTTTGAGCAAAAAGGCTCAAGATCCCGTTGATGCAGTCGTTTTCGTCATAGGAGTTCAGACCATACTACATCAATGTAATGCTGCCGCAAAAGAGGATTATGTATCACATCTTTGCCAATATATCCTGTCCTTTGAGATCAGCGATGG TTCGAAGAACGCTCAAATCCTGGAGGAAGAAGGTATCACCGGACTGAACTACTTAGAGGAGTTCGTAAAGTACTCCAATTTACCAAAGTCAGCTATACTGAAGCACATTCCGCTCATTCTCTTGGATCAGTATCACACGAAGACTATGAAGTAG